In Streptomyces capitiformicae, one genomic interval encodes:
- a CDS encoding alpha/beta hydrolase — protein sequence MISLQELKDLKLTELVDAARGWSEISKKAYSSRDRVNNEIVATLTDTQESMSAVAAVIRLGTLSRNYQYIHTECGLVSAALHGLAEELAAPQRRLLDALAEAESMNFEVFDDGSVRYPAAKSSDTELPGDTVSGADDFFSRTLRTTVAAATMNPNATLAQGIANRIATALSEANSIDEQYSAAVSKLKAAEGLEVTDATWADVSADASAVHGAVDDVLKDDIPTDKSAAERKEWWDGLSEEDRIAYMAIYPDTIGNMDGIPAVARDEANRTYLPQLMGKLEAQGSEDAQTKLAGLRKINDQLLAGSNPPMFLLGIGDEGQGRAIVSYGNPDTSRNVSAYVPGLSTKLDGEFADGTLKRARDTAIGARRIDPSSASIVWLGYDAPLGADVGFTDDAERGAPAYQNFMSGIAAANENADPHVTAIGHSYGSLTVGTASQQPGGMPDVDDYILLGSPGVGVDRAEDLGVSKEHVFVGAAGNDLVTHAPSGGSVAGGAIGAAAGFAVGGPVGAGVGLAVGSDLGDPGDDDNWFGTDPVNEEFGAIRMRTDDGPFPIPHAFDAHSNYFDPEIDLTSAENIAKIVAGNGDEVIREDHR from the coding sequence TTGATCTCTCTACAGGAACTAAAGGACCTCAAACTGACGGAACTGGTCGACGCTGCCCGAGGCTGGTCAGAGATCAGCAAGAAGGCCTACTCCTCTCGCGACCGGGTCAACAACGAGATCGTCGCAACCCTGACCGATACGCAAGAGAGCATGTCAGCGGTGGCGGCTGTCATACGCCTGGGAACACTCTCACGGAACTATCAATACATTCATACGGAGTGCGGCCTGGTGAGCGCCGCTCTGCACGGACTCGCCGAAGAATTGGCGGCTCCACAGCGCCGACTGCTCGACGCTCTCGCAGAGGCCGAGAGTATGAATTTCGAGGTGTTCGACGATGGCTCGGTACGCTACCCGGCAGCGAAATCCAGCGATACGGAACTCCCCGGAGACACAGTTTCGGGGGCTGACGACTTCTTCTCCCGAACTCTTCGCACCACGGTAGCCGCAGCCACCATGAATCCGAACGCAACACTCGCGCAAGGGATCGCCAACAGGATCGCTACTGCGCTGAGTGAAGCGAACTCCATTGACGAGCAATACTCTGCGGCAGTCAGCAAACTGAAGGCCGCAGAAGGCCTCGAGGTTACCGACGCGACGTGGGCAGATGTGAGCGCCGATGCCTCTGCCGTTCACGGAGCTGTCGACGACGTTCTCAAAGACGATATTCCCACGGACAAGTCGGCAGCAGAACGGAAGGAGTGGTGGGACGGCCTCAGCGAAGAGGACCGCATCGCCTATATGGCAATCTATCCAGACACCATCGGCAACATGGACGGCATCCCGGCAGTGGCCCGCGATGAGGCCAATCGCACTTACCTGCCGCAGCTCATGGGAAAATTGGAAGCCCAGGGCAGTGAGGATGCTCAGACAAAGCTCGCAGGTCTCCGTAAAATTAACGATCAACTCCTGGCGGGAAGCAACCCACCCATGTTCCTCCTCGGTATCGGAGATGAAGGACAGGGAAGAGCGATCGTTTCATACGGAAACCCTGACACATCAAGGAACGTATCCGCCTACGTACCCGGCTTGAGCACGAAACTTGATGGAGAGTTCGCCGACGGCACATTGAAGCGCGCACGAGACACTGCCATTGGAGCTCGAAGAATCGATCCTTCAAGCGCTTCAATCGTTTGGCTCGGGTATGACGCGCCATTGGGTGCCGATGTAGGATTCACTGACGACGCCGAAAGAGGTGCACCCGCGTACCAGAATTTCATGAGTGGAATCGCAGCGGCGAATGAAAATGCCGACCCCCACGTGACCGCCATCGGCCACTCATACGGTTCTCTGACCGTGGGTACCGCCAGCCAGCAACCAGGCGGCATGCCTGACGTCGATGACTACATCCTGCTCGGCAGCCCGGGTGTGGGCGTGGACCGCGCCGAAGACCTTGGTGTCAGCAAGGAGCATGTCTTCGTCGGAGCAGCCGGCAATGACCTCGTCACACACGCGCCGTCCGGCGGTTCGGTTGCTGGTGGAGCTATTGGGGCAGCCGCAGGCTTCGCTGTCGGTGGGCCAGTCGGCGCGGGCGTGGGCCTTGCCGTGGGCTCGGACCTGGGCGACCCAGGCGATGACGACAACTGGTTTGGCACCGACCCTGTGAACGAAGAGTTCGGCGCCATTCGTATGCGAACAGACGATGGACCGTTCCCTATCCCTCACGCTTTCGACGCCCACTCCAATTATTTCGACCCAGAAATAGATCTCACGTCTGCTGAAAACATCGCTAAAATTGTCGCCGGAAATGGAGACGAAGTCATCCGGGAGGATCATCGATGA
- a CDS encoding zinc-binding dehydrogenase: MPTMLAGRLHLDTQTFAVEEVAIPVPGPGEVLVEVRAAGVCLSDVHLIDGSLSSSFPVDEVVRSRAVTLGHEVAGVVHTLGPDLMGDWAPGMRVALQAGQACGQCDDCMRRSSCRMPLTRGVDYDGGWAEYAIAREDTLAPIPDHLPFDQAAIIPDAVSTPYAAIVETGAVRPAQAVGIWGAGGLGAHGIRLARLAGATPVIAIDPLPKARERALAFGADFALDPAAADFAAAVDLATGGRGLDAAFDFAGVPVVREQAAAVLGPGGVLVLAGLTPKPLTVTDSTEFCFRGNQIRGHYGSGPEHVTQLIGLASTGRLDLAPSITAHIPLAEAADAVSRLEKKIGDPIRFVLTP; the protein is encoded by the coding sequence ATGCCCACCATGCTCGCCGGACGTCTCCACCTGGACACTCAGACGTTTGCAGTGGAGGAGGTGGCCATCCCCGTTCCCGGCCCTGGAGAGGTGCTGGTCGAAGTCAGGGCCGCCGGAGTCTGTTTGTCCGACGTCCACTTGATCGACGGCAGCCTCAGCTCGTCCTTCCCTGTCGACGAGGTGGTCCGCTCGCGTGCGGTCACCCTCGGGCACGAGGTCGCGGGCGTTGTCCACACCCTCGGCCCGGACCTGATGGGGGATTGGGCCCCCGGCATGCGTGTCGCCCTGCAGGCTGGGCAGGCGTGCGGCCAGTGCGACGACTGCATGCGGCGCTCATCGTGCCGGATGCCGCTGACCCGCGGAGTCGACTACGACGGCGGCTGGGCCGAGTACGCGATCGCCCGCGAGGACACGCTCGCCCCGATCCCCGACCACTTGCCGTTCGACCAGGCCGCGATCATCCCCGACGCGGTCTCCACCCCCTACGCCGCGATTGTCGAGACGGGTGCTGTCCGCCCGGCGCAGGCCGTCGGCATCTGGGGTGCGGGCGGCCTGGGCGCGCACGGCATCCGGCTCGCCCGCCTGGCCGGGGCGACCCCCGTCATCGCCATCGACCCGCTGCCGAAGGCCCGCGAGCGCGCCCTCGCCTTCGGCGCCGACTTCGCGCTCGACCCTGCCGCGGCGGACTTCGCCGCTGCCGTGGACCTCGCCACTGGTGGCCGTGGCCTGGACGCCGCCTTCGACTTCGCCGGAGTCCCCGTGGTCCGTGAGCAGGCCGCGGCCGTCCTGGGCCCCGGCGGGGTGCTGGTACTGGCTGGACTCACCCCCAAGCCCCTCACCGTCACCGACAGCACAGAGTTCTGCTTCCGCGGCAACCAGATCCGTGGCCACTACGGCTCCGGACCTGAACACGTGACCCAGCTCATCGGCCTGGCTTCCACCGGCCGGCTCGACCTGGCCCCCTCCATCACCGCCCACATCCCGCTGGCCGAAGCCGCCGACGCCGTCAGCCGGCTGGAGAAGAAGATCGGCGACCCGATCCGGTTCGTGCTCACCCCGTGA
- a CDS encoding WXG100 family type VII secretion target — protein MSEQPQRKQPTPQHTDFESMTHAQLAAMLDSANAEGAYDLAAKLSKAASTITKIGDDLMTYVKGLEWQGEAGDTFREWGGQTASATLHLGEYAEVASRWMGIVSQAIAEAKAVMPATSETTAAQADLRTAEKSLAATKEPGARNDPDARKLAQTAQSDATAAQWRIDAARYEAAQQMRKLAQTYQQSAAQVNSVEPPTFVPPAKSMNRGQWVDDDRNYESITSPSGGSGNGTGSSTTSGLNGRERDSTSQSTPTEPGKERISRPEPVNMGLDGLNTLPKSSGPDLTQPSVVPGGSERPDPRLPSQPVGIPPFDGTRSSTSPTAPGRVPSATRAPFLPGQGVANGSARMPRETGIVGGRPVPPTSGRPTGALPRGTVIGEGAQGRTAMGRGITPGMPFGGNSGAGHSNGASVGRRLASEAGGVFGNRPNQPGNGGSRPFTPGGSGLTRHAGGSAPAQSSTQRRDGITAHMASSSSTRRDPRQGDRPDYLTEDEETWQRGNRRPLPPVVD, from the coding sequence ATGAGCGAGCAGCCCCAGCGAAAGCAACCCACGCCCCAGCACACCGACTTCGAGTCCATGACCCACGCTCAGCTCGCGGCGATGCTGGACTCCGCCAACGCAGAGGGCGCCTACGACCTCGCCGCGAAGCTCTCCAAGGCCGCCTCGACGATCACCAAGATCGGCGACGACCTCATGACGTACGTCAAGGGCCTGGAGTGGCAGGGCGAGGCCGGCGACACCTTCCGCGAGTGGGGCGGGCAGACTGCGAGCGCCACGCTCCACCTCGGCGAGTACGCCGAGGTGGCGTCCCGTTGGATGGGCATCGTGTCCCAGGCCATCGCGGAGGCGAAGGCGGTCATGCCGGCCACCTCCGAGACCACGGCCGCGCAGGCGGACCTGCGCACCGCGGAGAAGTCCCTGGCCGCAACCAAGGAGCCGGGCGCCCGCAACGACCCCGACGCCCGAAAACTGGCCCAGACCGCCCAGTCCGACGCGACGGCGGCACAGTGGCGAATCGACGCGGCCCGGTACGAGGCGGCGCAACAGATGCGGAAGCTGGCGCAGACTTACCAGCAGTCGGCTGCGCAGGTTAATTCTGTGGAGCCGCCTACGTTTGTGCCGCCGGCAAAGAGCATGAACCGTGGCCAGTGGGTGGACGACGATCGTAATTACGAATCGATCACTTCTCCGTCCGGTGGAAGTGGCAACGGGACAGGTTCGTCCACCACTTCTGGTCTCAACGGTCGCGAACGCGACTCCACTTCGCAGTCGACCCCAACTGAGCCGGGCAAGGAGCGGATTTCTCGTCCCGAGCCAGTCAACATGGGTCTTGACGGCCTGAACACCCTCCCGAAATCTTCGGGACCAGACCTCACTCAGCCTTCGGTTGTTCCCGGCGGCTCAGAGCGTCCCGACCCACGTCTTCCGTCGCAACCGGTCGGTATCCCGCCCTTCGACGGCACCAGAAGCAGCACTAGTCCGACTGCCCCCGGCCGCGTTCCGTCGGCCACTCGGGCACCATTCCTGCCTGGCCAGGGCGTGGCCAACGGCAGTGCTCGCATGCCGCGCGAGACCGGAATCGTAGGGGGACGCCCTGTGCCCCCGACCTCAGGCCGTCCGACTGGGGCCCTTCCGAGGGGGACCGTCATCGGCGAAGGCGCGCAGGGACGTACGGCGATGGGGCGTGGTATCACTCCCGGCATGCCCTTTGGAGGCAATTCAGGTGCTGGGCACAGCAATGGTGCATCCGTCGGCCGACGTCTGGCTTCTGAGGCTGGCGGAGTGTTCGGCAACCGTCCGAACCAGCCTGGCAATGGCGGATCCCGTCCTTTCACCCCAGGAGGATCGGGTCTCACTCGGCATGCTGGTGGATCCGCGCCCGCACAGAGCTCAACGCAGCGCCGCGACGGCATAACTGCACACATGGCCAGTTCGTCATCAACACGACGCGACCCCCGTCAAGGCGATCGACCCGACTATCTGACCGAAGACGAGGAGACCTGGCAGCGTGGCAATCGTCGCCCGCTGCCACCAGTTGTCGACTGA
- the mycP gene encoding type VII secretion-associated serine protease mycosin, whose amino-acid sequence MGITPTPAHADSIRSRQWHLDAMQADEMWKISTGRGITVAVIDSGVDDSLADLKGQVLEGKDYSKQSGDEKTDLEGHGTGVAALIAATGARGELNGSYGLAPGVKILPIRMRYATEDYGKVDTGAEYSRKMTEAIRFAADSRAQIINISMASENTPGMQNVGTPELAAAVKYALAKGKLIFAGVGNRGDKDNLPMYPAATPGVIGVGAINEDIERSSFSQWGKQVDIAAPGENMVHACPGGTQVCNSDGTSDATAIASASAALIWSKHPTWTNNQVLRVLINSMKGNEKKWTWNNAIGYGIVRPRIALQNPGDPGPADEYPLPDLAAAAESASPSPGASKSSGSSGDENADADESTTSASPSDDDNAVLWISLGIGAAALLGAAIVVPMILARRRRSTIPSISTIPPGYAPPTSQPPHTYGTYGPPQAPSNSPYSPPPPGPGPSS is encoded by the coding sequence GTGGGCATCACCCCAACTCCTGCGCATGCCGACTCGATTCGCTCCCGGCAATGGCACCTCGATGCCATGCAGGCTGACGAGATGTGGAAGATCAGCACCGGGCGTGGCATAACCGTTGCTGTCATCGACTCCGGAGTAGATGACAGTTTGGCCGATCTCAAAGGCCAAGTCCTTGAAGGTAAGGACTACTCGAAGCAGTCCGGAGACGAAAAAACCGACCTTGAAGGGCATGGGACCGGCGTGGCCGCTCTCATCGCGGCAACTGGCGCGCGCGGGGAACTCAACGGCTCCTATGGCCTCGCGCCAGGGGTGAAGATCCTCCCCATCCGCATGAGGTACGCCACCGAAGACTACGGAAAGGTGGATACAGGAGCCGAGTATTCCAGAAAGATGACGGAGGCGATCCGATTCGCGGCGGACTCCAGAGCTCAGATCATCAACATTTCCATGGCCAGTGAAAACACTCCAGGAATGCAGAACGTCGGAACCCCGGAACTTGCTGCAGCCGTGAAGTACGCCCTCGCTAAAGGTAAATTGATCTTCGCCGGTGTCGGCAACCGCGGCGACAAAGACAACCTACCCATGTATCCAGCAGCCACACCTGGCGTCATCGGCGTCGGAGCGATCAACGAGGACATCGAACGAAGCTCCTTCTCCCAGTGGGGAAAGCAAGTAGATATCGCCGCCCCCGGTGAAAATATGGTCCACGCGTGTCCTGGTGGCACTCAAGTCTGTAACTCCGACGGAACCAGCGACGCCACCGCGATCGCCTCCGCCTCCGCCGCCCTCATCTGGTCGAAGCACCCCACGTGGACGAACAACCAGGTTCTGCGTGTCCTGATCAACTCGATGAAGGGCAACGAGAAGAAGTGGACCTGGAACAACGCCATCGGTTACGGCATTGTCCGTCCGCGTATCGCGCTGCAGAACCCTGGCGACCCGGGACCTGCGGACGAGTATCCGCTGCCCGACCTCGCTGCGGCCGCGGAGTCAGCCTCTCCGTCTCCTGGGGCTTCGAAGTCCAGCGGCTCCTCCGGCGACGAGAATGCGGACGCGGACGAGTCGACCACCAGTGCCTCGCCCTCGGACGATGACAACGCAGTCCTTTGGATCAGCCTGGGCATCGGAGCAGCAGCACTGCTCGGCGCGGCGATTGTCGTCCCGATGATCCTCGCGCGCCGGCGACGATCCACGATTCCGTCGATCTCGACGATCCCTCCTGGGTACGCGCCTCCCACTTCACAGCCTCCCCACACCTACGGGACCTATGGCCCGCCTCAGGCGCCCTCGAACTCCCCTTATTCGCCGCCACCTCCTGGGCCCGGCCCGTCTTCTTGA